A genomic region of Silurus meridionalis isolate SWU-2019-XX chromosome 7, ASM1480568v1, whole genome shotgun sequence contains the following coding sequences:
- the gabrz gene encoding gamma-aminobutyric acid type A receptor subunit zeta: MCSCSPLGLVVFLLIISRIIQVSSASAEEVLPPTIQKLMKGYNKYLRPFFGNGPVTVGMSLDIASIDTISEINMDYTATIFLRQRWTDERLCFDGNKSLSLDGRLVELLWVPDTFIVDSKKSFLHDITVENRLIRIFPNGTVLYALRITTTVACSMDLTKYPMDKQTCTLQLESWGYNVKDVVFCWTRGNQSVSGLDTLQLAQYTLEDYYTSESEAVYETGRYPKLIFHFQLRRSILYFILETYVPSSALVVLSWVSFWISQSSVPARICIGVTTVLTMTTLMMGARTSLPNANCFIKAIDVYLGICFSFIFGALIEYAVAHFCTLHQPNAANAYKYGQEMQEREDEMNGIVTSIGSHALRVRKREEMLSRAGSISSPTPSDTKEEKPSSQPQSRCTKSLSMLRRIVCFLNCCHVENPHYIDNYSRLTFPLSFIFINLLYWTYYLYF, translated from the exons GATCATACAGGTTTCAAGCGCCAGTGCTGAAGAGGTCCTACCTCCGACCATTCAAAAACTGATGAAGGGCTACAACAAGTACCTGAGGCCTTTCTTCGGCA ATGGTCCTGTTACTGTTGGCATGAGTTTGGATATTGCCAGCATAGATACTATATCAGAGATCAACATG GACTACACAGCAACTATCTTCTTGCGGCAGCGTTGGACAGATGAGCGTCTGTGCTTTGATGGGAATAAGAGTCTGAGTTTAGACGGCAGGCTGGTGGAGCTTCTCTGGGTTCCTGACACGTTCATTGTGGACTCCAAAAAATCCTTTCTTCATGACATCACTGTGGAGAACAGACTGATCAGGATATTTCCAAATGGCACTGTGCTTTATGCACTGAG AATTACCACCACAGTGGCCTGCAGTATGGACCTGACCAAGTATCCAATGGacaaacaaacatgcacacTTCAGCTAGAAAGCT GGGGTTATAATGTGAAAGATGTGGTATTTTGTTGGACACGTGGGAACCAGTCGGTTAGTGGACTTGATACTCTGCAGCTGGCCCAGTACACTTTAGAGGACTACTATACCTCAGAGTCTGAAGCTGTTTATGAGACCG GCAGGTACCCAAAGCTAATCTTCCACTTCCAGTTGAGGCGAAGCATCCTATACTTTATTTTGGAGACATATGTGCCATCGAGTGCCCTAGTGGTTTTGTCCTGGGTCTCCTTCTGGATCAGTCAGTCTTCTGTCCCTGCCCGTATTTGCATAG GTGTGACCACAGTTCTGACAATGACCACATTGATGATGGGTGCACGCACTTCTCTGCCTAATGCAAACTGCTTCATTAAAGCAATTGATGTGTACCTGGGCATCTGCTTTAGCTTCATCTTTGGTGCCCTCATAGAGTATGCTGTGGCCCATTTCTGTACTTTACACCAACCCAATGCTGCCAATGCATATAAG TATGGACAGGAGATGCAGGAACGTGAGGATGAAATGAATGGGATTGTCACATCCATCGGCAGCCATGCTCTGCGGGTACGCAAAAGGGAGGAGATGCTGTCCCGTGCTGGCAGCATTAGCAGTCCCACTCCCAGTGACACTAAAGAGGAAAAGCCATCCTCCCAGCCCCAGAGCAGGTGCACCAAGTCCCTATCAATGCTACGCCGCATTGTTTGTTTCCTGAACTGCTGCCATGTGGAAAACCCACATTACATTGACAACTATTCACGTCTGACCTTTCCTCTCTCCTTCATCTTCATTAATCTGCTTTACTGGACCTACTACCTGTACTTTTAG